From the Deinococcus radiophilus genome, one window contains:
- a CDS encoding PIG-L deacetylase family protein — protein sequence MTALPWTPQNNAQARIMAIFAHPDDEAFSVAGTLTAYAEAGAEVWVVCATRGEAGKMTDPSMTVDDLGQQREAELREACRIMGIQPPIFLDYHDSGRFERTRHDDANALMNVDVLDIEDKLRDLIAQHQPHILITFDPHGGYGHVDHLQMHRAAVGAFFSTGHLSYGGPQRLYYTVFSSEVARHLNMMDSERTLEPERYGISEHTAAARLNVTPWAEQKKAALAAHGTQMGPGSALGRLAPEQRQQFEAQMLGQEWYSLGGTRTPVAEYPLPDLLSGVDTSN from the coding sequence ATGACCGCTTTGCCGTGGACCCCCCAGAACAATGCCCAGGCCCGTATCATGGCCATTTTTGCCCACCCAGACGACGAAGCCTTTTCAGTGGCCGGCACGCTCACCGCCTACGCCGAAGCTGGGGCGGAGGTCTGGGTGGTGTGCGCCACACGGGGCGAGGCAGGCAAAATGACTGATCCCAGCATGACCGTGGACGACCTGGGGCAGCAGCGCGAGGCTGAACTGCGCGAAGCCTGCCGCATCATGGGTATTCAGCCACCTATTTTCCTGGACTACCACGATTCAGGCCGCTTCGAACGTACCCGTCATGACGACGCCAATGCCCTGATGAATGTGGATGTGCTGGATATTGAGGACAAACTGCGTGACCTGATCGCGCAACACCAGCCACACATCCTGATCACTTTCGATCCGCACGGGGGCTACGGCCATGTGGACCACCTGCAAATGCACCGGGCGGCGGTGGGAGCCTTCTTCTCTACCGGGCATCTGTCCTACGGCGGACCCCAGCGGCTGTACTACACCGTCTTCTCGTCGGAGGTCGCCCGCCACCTGAACATGATGGACTCGGAGCGCACACTAGAGCCGGAGCGCTACGGCATCAGTGAACACACCGCCGCCGCCCGGCTGAACGTAACTCCCTGGGCCGAGCAGAAAAAAGCCGCCCTGGCCGCCCACGGCACGCAGATGGGACCCGGCAGCGCCCTGGGCCGCCTGGCCCCGGAGCAGCGCCAGCAGTTCGAAGCGCAGATGCTGGGCCAGGAATGGTATTCGCTGGGCGGCACCCGTACACCAGTAGCCGAATACCCGTTGCCAGACCTGCTCAGTGGTGTGGATACGAGTAACTGA
- a CDS encoding roadblock/LC7 domain-containing protein: MTTPDLSTLTEGRGIRSAALFGAQSELLAQSGNHEDMASLLTPAQAIVQTLEQTLGTGSWNDLLLDLDSGPVLLTPGPSGQVLAVGFDELSSLGRVRLSVGRVLDSLTN; the protein is encoded by the coding sequence ATGACCACCCCTGATCTGAGTACCCTGACCGAAGGGCGCGGCATTCGCTCGGCGGCGCTGTTCGGAGCGCAAAGTGAATTGCTGGCCCAGTCCGGGAATCACGAGGACATGGCCTCACTGCTGACCCCGGCCCAGGCCATTGTTCAGACCCTGGAACAGACTCTGGGGACGGGCAGTTGGAATGACCTGTTACTGGATCTGGACAGTGGCCCGGTGTTGCTGACTCCTGGCCCAAGTGGACAGGTGCTGGCGGTGGGCTTTGACGAGTTGTCCAGTCTTGGCCGTGTGCGCCTGAGTGTGGGCCGCGTACTAGACAGCTTGACGAACTGA
- a CDS encoding roadblock/LC7 domain-containing protein gives MAPRLEELRAVPGLSVAALLGADGLTLATVGEGAELLAAELSGLSSALNRLDRRLGVGEVSRLAFTTANLEVITLSRGGYTLAAALMRGTDTQAAQQLMARLMEDALDQLPPQFSDDQDAQGAAV, from the coding sequence ATGGCCCCCCGGCTGGAAGAGCTGCGTGCTGTCCCTGGCCTGTCGGTGGCGGCGTTGCTGGGCGCCGACGGTCTGACGCTGGCCACTGTTGGCGAAGGCGCCGAGTTGCTGGCCGCCGAGCTGAGTGGCCTGTCTTCGGCCCTGAACCGACTGGACCGCCGCCTGGGCGTGGGCGAGGTGTCGCGCCTGGCCTTTACCACCGCCAATCTGGAAGTCATCACGCTTAGCCGGGGCGGATACACGCTGGCCGCAGCCCTGATGCGTGGCACCGACACGCAGGCCGCCCAGCAATTGATGGCCCGGTTGATGGAAGATGCCCTGGATCAACTCCCGCCGCAGTTCTCTGACGATCAAGATGCACAAGGAGCAGCCGTATGA